In bacterium, one DNA window encodes the following:
- a CDS encoding tetratricopeptide repeat protein: MWILDLINKIIEKTKEYLKTTKEKSELIKMLNLIKKKIEKNILQKFPKGSTGIILSELKRSEGIIEPSYQDVLTKISEELLKRVEKAGLKEVQLRKVKVLENNEEAKKSSRKHQATLVLRSEISKKEERIYLKTHYNFNFTVYEYQKKVEEGDFKVGQIQEIILEERYDGHIDQVVNILMGLSYYLNCKWSEAEKELAVYLSRAYEILRKEDLRYLHLLMGNIYYFQGKYNLANLEYNNAIKVSPYFSLAYQNLGSSYAINKEYFEAISSYKESIIIGFDEVIVYYNLALAYLKIDNLEEAIIKFRKVIEIQDDYEDVYYKLGCVYLKCQRNEEAIFCFQKALEDQEDNEEIYYQIGVAYLENKRLEEAISALQRTISLKEDHLEAHFKLGVAYLENKRLEE; encoded by the coding sequence ATGTGGATTTTAGATTTAATAAATAAAATTATTGAAAAGACCAAAGAGTATCTAAAGACAACCAAAGAAAAGAGCGAGTTAATAAAAATGTTAAATCTTATTAAGAAAAAGATTGAAAAAAATATTCTTCAAAAGTTTCCAAAAGGCTCTACCGGAATTATACTTTCCGAATTAAAAAGAAGCGAAGGCATTATAGAGCCTTCTTATCAAGATGTGCTGACCAAGATTAGTGAAGAATTGTTGAAAAGGGTAGAAAAAGCCGGCTTAAAAGAAGTCCAGCTAAGAAAAGTTAAGGTTTTAGAGAATAATGAAGAAGCAAAAAAAAGTTCAAGGAAACATCAAGCTACTCTTGTCTTAAGAAGCGAAATATCCAAAAAAGAAGAAAGAATTTACTTAAAAACACATTACAATTTTAATTTTACTGTTTACGAATATCAAAAGAAGGTAGAAGAAGGAGATTTTAAGGTTGGACAGATTCAAGAAATAATCTTAGAAGAGAGATATGACGGCCATATAGACCAGGTGGTTAATATTTTAATGGGCTTAAGCTATTACCTAAATTGTAAATGGTCAGAGGCAGAGAAAGAGTTAGCTGTTTATTTAAGTAGAGCTTATGAAATTCTTAGAAAAGAAGATTTAAGGTATCTTCATCTCTTGATGGGAAATATTTACTACTTTCAAGGAAAGTATAATTTAGCTAATTTAGAGTATAATAATGCTATTAAAGTTTCTCCTTATTTTTCATTAGCTTATCAAAATTTAGGAAGTAGCTATGCGATTAATAAAGAATATTTTGAGGCTATTTCTTCTTACAAAGAATCAATTATTATAGGATTTGATGAGGTGATTGTTTATTATAATTTAGCTTTAGCTTATCTAAAGATTGACAATCTTGAAGAAGCCATTATTAAGTTTCGTAAAGTTATTGAAATTCAAGATGATTACGAAGATGTTTATTATAAATTAGGTTGTGTTTATTTGAAATGCCAAAGAAATGAAGAAGCTATTTTTTGTTTCCAAAAAGCCTTAGAAGACCAGGAAGATAATGAAGAGATTTATTATCAGATAGGGGTGGCTTACTTGGAGAATAAAAGATTAGAAGAAGCTATCTCGGCTTTACAAAGAACAATCTCTTTAAAAGAAGACCATCTTGAAGCTCATTTTAAATTAGGGGTGGCTTACTTGGAGAATAAAAGATTAGAAGAAG
- the tsaD gene encoding tRNA (adenosine(37)-N6)-threonylcarbamoyltransferase complex transferase subunit TsaD, with product MYILGIDTSCDDTSVAVVKEGKKVLSSIVSSQINLHTKYGGVVPEIASRSHVKMINLCLEESFKKAEIRLEEIGAVAVTYGPGLIGSLLIGLQTAKAISFAYQVPLIGLNHLESHLYSPFLEFEEIKYPILSLIASGGHTELVYIKKPEEYKLICRTDDDAAGEAYDKVAKLLNLGYPGGPVIERLAKIGDKNKIKFPKVKWKTKKIGFSFSGLKTAVKYFLMKNKLSTLKVEDIAASFQEALINILFQPLKKILGNMEIKSAFLVGGVAANSTLRERFVNIFKDYNIKTYCPSKEYCTDNAAMVAGLGYLKYKSKRFSHLKLDAVSRICINTVGNKLAAK from the coding sequence ATGTATATTTTAGGAATTGATACTTCTTGTGACGATACTTCTGTAGCCGTGGTTAAAGAAGGGAAGAAAGTTCTTTCCAGTATTGTTTCTTCGCAAATAAATTTACACACTAAATACGGTGGAGTTGTTCCAGAAATTGCGTCAAGAAGTCATGTTAAAATGATAAATCTTTGCTTAGAAGAGTCTTTCAAAAAAGCAGAGATAAGATTAGAAGAGATAGGAGCAGTAGCTGTAACTTATGGCCCTGGATTAATAGGTTCTCTTTTAATAGGCCTTCAAACGGCTAAAGCTATATCTTTTGCCTATCAAGTGCCTTTGATTGGCTTAAATCATCTAGAGAGCCATCTCTATAGTCCTTTCTTAGAGTTTGAAGAAATTAAATATCCTATCTTATCCCTAATTGCTTCTGGAGGTCACACGGAGTTAGTTTACATTAAAAAACCCGAGGAGTATAAACTAATTTGCCGCACTGATGATGATGCAGCTGGAGAAGCTTATGATAAGGTAGCTAAATTATTAAATCTTGGCTATCCAGGAGGTCCAGTTATAGAAAGGTTAGCTAAGATAGGCGATAAGAATAAGATAAAGTTTCCAAAAGTTAAATGGAAAACTAAAAAAATAGGATTTAGTTTTAGTGGTTTAAAAACCGCGGTTAAATACTTTTTAATGAAAAATAAGCTATCTACTTTAAAGGTAGAAGACATAGCGGCAAGTTTTCAAGAAGCTTTAATTAATATATTATTTCAACCCCTGAAGAAGATTCTAGGAAATATGGAAATAAAGAGTGCTTTTTTAGTAGGAGGAGTAGCCGCTAATAGCACCTTAAGAGAAAGATTTGTAAATATTTTTAAAGATTATAATATTAAAACTTACTGTCCTTCAAAAGAATATTGCACAGATAATGCGGCCATGGTAGCTGGATTAGGATATTTGAAGTATAAAAGTAAAAGGTTTAGCCATCTTAAGCTTGATGCGGTGTCTAGGATATGTATTAACACTGTGGGTAATAAACTTGCTGCAAAATAA
- the rpsF gene encoding 30S ribosomal protein S6, with translation MYPYESVLILDPEIKKEDVSSLLETLKKLIENNQGELEEVEEWGIKRLAYPVLKKSEGRYVLLKFKSKPQVIPILEKNFKISEYIIKHLTVRREILKNKPTSKVKESKI, from the coding sequence TTGTATCCATATGAATCAGTCTTAATTCTCGATCCAGAAATAAAAAAAGAAGATGTTAGCTCCTTGTTAGAAACATTGAAAAAACTTATTGAAAATAATCAAGGAGAGTTAGAAGAAGTAGAAGAATGGGGTATCAAAAGATTGGCGTATCCCGTCTTAAAGAAGAGTGAAGGTCGCTATGTACTTCTTAAATTTAAGTCTAAACCCCAAGTTATTCCAATTTTAGAAAAAAATTTTAAAATTTCAGAATATATTATAAAGCATCTTACCGTCCGAAGGGAAATTTTAAAAAACAAGCCAACTTCTAAAGTAAAAGAAAGTAAGATCTGA